The following proteins are encoded in a genomic region of Triticum dicoccoides isolate Atlit2015 ecotype Zavitan chromosome 1B, WEW_v2.0, whole genome shotgun sequence:
- the LOC119332989 gene encoding uncharacterized protein LOC119332989 yields MAARRRLHPPPGAELSRSHPRWVMLDRFVHYKAYAGEAVAEEVMDGTQSAISSTCTNISIAVSLRVAEPPAVSRLYLHWPERFMTASLSQSPCLMRLPPCFDGGDKNPDVDLYFHPYRLQQLRSMWRDDIGLLCRGKGEFVVAQLTFGGQLCVLHHKPGEEQGDMNWSVENMPLPDGDDIPNLLCGSWQTDAVVPYGDCYLCWADCYLGLLFVGVIDKRTKPPCYVPLPDGLDSNRLCIDPGYPDPARRVCVSESSMINLICVGDHAGCSVCASSYSAFTITVWTLTNLREKKWMKCFTMEDSKFWAALDFDKRLPHVLPEFPTISLVKPDVVYFRLNGGNKFFWLIEIDMKKEVLGSTSLYIFEEEEEEEEEEEKCSIDMAHWRSFPGYSFVPSPFTRYLDQHAIRSLELSEKLQNIRLEQAKEKRFVEE; encoded by the exons ATGGCAGCTCGTCGGCGTCTTCATCCGCCACCCGGTGCGGAGCTCTCCCGCTCTCACCCTCGCTGGGTGATGCTAGATCGCTTCGTCCACTACAAGGCGTACGCGGGTGAGGCTGTTGCGGAGGAGGTAATGGACGGCACGCAATCGGCGATCTCCTCTACCTGCACCAACATAAGCATCGCCGTCTCTCTCAGGGTTGCTGAACCGCCCGCTGTGTCCCGTCTCTACCTCCACTGGCCCGAGCGATTCATGACGGCGTCGTTGAGCCAG TCTCCTTGTCTCATGCGACTCCCGCCTTGCTTCGATGGTGGGGACAAGAACCCGGACGTGGATTTGTACTTCCACCCGTACCGTCTCCAGCAGCTGCGATCTATGTGGCGTGATGACATTGGCCTCCTTTGCCGTGGCAAGGGGGAGTTCGTGGTGGCGCAGCTCACATTTGGCGGCCAGCTCTGCGTGCTACACCATAAACCTGGGGAGGAGCAGGGCGACATGAATTGGAGCGTCGAAAATATGCCCTTACCTGACGGCGATGACATCCCAAACCTGCTGTGTGGTTCGTGGCAAACGGACGCCGTCGTCCCCTATGGTGATTGTTACCTGTGCTGGGCGGATTGCTACCTGGGCTTGCTTTTTGTCGGTGTCATTGACAAGCGGACGAAGCCCCCGTGCTACGTCCCCTTACCTGATGGTCTGGATTCCAATCGTCTGTGCATTGACCCAGGGTATCCTGACCCGGCCCGTCGTGTCTGTGTCTCTGAGTCCAGCATGATTAACCTCATATGTGTTGGTGATCATGCTGGCTGCAGTGTGTGTGCCAGTTCTTATTCTGCTTTCACTATCACAGTATGGACTTTGACCAACTTAAGGGAAAAGAAATGGATGAAATGTTTCACCATGGAAGACAGCAAGTTCTGGGCTGCTCTTGATTTTGACAAGCGTCTTCCGCATGTGCTACCAGAGTTCCCTACCATCAGCTTGGTTAAGCCTGATGTTGTTTACTTCCGGTTGAATGGTGGTAATAAATTTTTCTGGCTGATTGAGATTGACATGAAGAAGGAAGTGCTGGGGTCAACCAGTCTCTACAtctttgaagaagaagaagaagaagaagaagaagaagagaaatgctCCATTGACATGGCCCACTGGAGATCATTTCCTGGCTACTCCTTTGTTCCCAGCCCATTCACCCGATACTTGGACCAGCATGCCATCAGAAG